The following proteins are co-located in the Campylobacter concisus genome:
- a CDS encoding dihydrolipoyl dehydrogenase family protein, translating to MKYDIVIIGFGKAGKTLAVKAAALGKKVALVERSPKMYGGTCINVGCIPTKRLITAAKEAKFVNNSVESEYYTLSVENKNKLISALNAKNYAMLNDKENIDVIDGVGSFASENSVLVTTPSGEKKIIEGDFIIINSGSKEADAPFEVVNSNVFSSQTLLDLKNLPKHFVIIGSGFIGIEFASMFANFGSKVTIVGRSKLLKNEDDDIANSVKEALRVQGVEILEGCEIECIKENILNFKQNGEQRCLRADAFLIALGRVANVDDLNLKAAGVELNEKGFIKTNENLQTNVPNIYAVGDVRGGELFTYTSLDDFRIVYSQIFGDKKRNTKNRSIHANVLFTDTPLARVGVNAKEASKLGLNFKELKLSMATVPGAKVLNHDIGMLKAIVDAQSGEILGASFHCIYANELINEIAIAMNLKANANFFKNQIFTHPSISEALNDLFGQF from the coding sequence ATGAAATATGATATTGTAATTATTGGTTTTGGAAAAGCTGGCAAAACGCTAGCGGTTAAAGCTGCCGCACTTGGCAAAAAAGTGGCTCTTGTAGAGAGATCGCCAAAGATGTATGGAGGCACTTGCATAAATGTTGGCTGCATACCAACCAAACGTCTAATAACAGCCGCTAAAGAGGCAAAATTTGTAAATAATAGCGTTGAAAGCGAATATTACACGCTTAGTGTGGAAAATAAAAATAAACTAATTTCAGCTTTGAACGCTAAAAACTATGCGATGCTAAATGATAAAGAAAATATCGATGTGATCGATGGCGTTGGCTCATTTGCTAGTGAAAATAGCGTACTTGTAACAACGCCAAGCGGCGAGAAAAAGATAATAGAGGGCGACTTTATCATCATAAATAGCGGCTCAAAAGAGGCAGATGCTCCTTTTGAGGTTGTAAACTCAAATGTATTTTCAAGCCAAACGCTGCTTGATCTAAAAAATTTACCAAAGCATTTTGTCATTATCGGTAGTGGTTTTATCGGTATAGAGTTTGCATCAATGTTTGCAAATTTTGGCTCAAAAGTGACTATTGTAGGACGTTCAAAACTACTTAAAAACGAAGATGATGATATAGCTAATAGCGTAAAAGAGGCTCTTAGAGTCCAAGGCGTTGAAATTTTAGAGGGTTGCGAGATAGAGTGCATTAAAGAAAATATATTAAATTTCAAGCAAAATGGCGAGCAAAGATGCCTTAGAGCTGATGCATTTTTGATCGCACTTGGCAGAGTAGCAAATGTAGATGATTTAAATTTAAAAGCTGCTGGAGTTGAGCTAAATGAAAAAGGCTTTATAAAGACAAATGAAAACCTTCAAACAAATGTGCCAAATATCTATGCGGTAGGCGACGTGCGCGGCGGAGAGCTTTTTACTTATACGAGCTTAGATGATTTTAGGATAGTTTATTCACAAATTTTTGGTGATAAAAAGAGAAATACTAAAAATAGAAGCATTCATGCAAATGTGCTGTTTACCGATACTCCACTAGCAAGAGTTGGAGTAAATGCAAAAGAAGCTAGCAAGCTTGGGCTAAATTTTAAAGAGCTAAAGCTTAGTATGGCAACAGTACCAGGCGCAAAAGTACTAAATCACGATATAGGTATGCTAAAAGCTATTGTTGATGCACAAAGTGGCGAAATTTTAGGTGCTAGCTTTCACTGCATCTATGCAAATGAGCTGATAAATGAAATCGCAATTGCTATGAATTTAAAAGCAAACGCAAATTTCTTTAAAAATCAAATTTTCACTCATCCAAGTATCAGTGAAGCACTAAATGACTTATTTGGACAATTTTAA
- the miaB gene encoding tRNA (N6-isopentenyl adenosine(37)-C2)-methylthiotransferase MiaB, translating to MSKKLFIQTLGCAMNVRDSEHIIAELSQKEDYSLTQNIEEADLILINTCSVREKPVHKLFSEVGAFEKAKKRGAKIGVCGCTASHLGSEIFKRAPYVDFVLGARNVSKITKAVNTPKFISTDINHDESEYAFGEFRGSPYKSHINISIGCDKKCTYCIVPHTRGDEISIPSSLILKEVEKAANSGAKEIFLLGQNVNNYGKRFSGIQENIDFSDLLVKISEIDGVERIRFTSPHPLHMDDKFLEIFTNNPKICKSMHMPLQSGNTKVLREMKRGYTKEWFLDRALRLRKMCPDVSISTDIIVAFPGESDSEFEDTMDVLEQVRFEQIFSFKYSPRPLTKAATFTNQIDDKTASERLTRLQNRHSEILDEIVAAQKDKIFDVYFEELRANGGVAGRSFNNFLVQVDGSEELLGTTQKVKITNPKRMVLYGELQI from the coding sequence ATGAGTAAAAAACTCTTTATCCAAACTTTAGGCTGTGCTATGAATGTTCGTGACAGCGAGCATATCATAGCTGAGCTCTCACAAAAAGAAGACTACTCCTTAACACAAAATATAGAAGAAGCTGATTTAATCCTTATAAATACTTGCTCGGTTCGTGAAAAGCCAGTTCATAAGCTCTTTAGCGAAGTCGGAGCCTTTGAAAAAGCCAAAAAAAGAGGTGCTAAAATAGGCGTTTGTGGCTGTACTGCAAGCCATTTGGGTAGTGAAATTTTTAAGCGCGCACCTTATGTTGATTTTGTCCTTGGCGCAAGAAATGTTAGTAAGATCACAAAGGCAGTAAATACGCCTAAATTTATCTCAACCGACATCAACCACGACGAGAGCGAATACGCATTTGGCGAGTTTAGAGGCTCACCATATAAAAGTCATATCAACATCTCGATCGGATGTGATAAAAAATGCACCTACTGCATCGTCCCACACACCAGAGGCGATGAAATTTCTATCCCTTCAAGCCTCATTTTAAAAGAGGTAGAAAAGGCTGCAAACAGCGGCGCAAAAGAGATATTTTTACTAGGGCAAAATGTCAATAACTACGGTAAAAGATTTTCAGGCATACAAGAAAATATCGATTTTAGCGACCTGCTAGTAAAGATAAGCGAGATAGATGGCGTTGAGAGGATAAGATTTACAAGCCCGCACCCACTTCACATGGATGATAAATTTCTTGAAATTTTCACTAATAATCCAAAAATTTGCAAGTCTATGCACATGCCACTTCAAAGCGGAAACACCAAAGTTTTACGCGAAATGAAGCGTGGATACACAAAAGAGTGGTTTTTAGACCGCGCGCTAAGACTTAGAAAGATGTGCCCGGACGTGAGCATCTCAACTGATATCATCGTCGCATTTCCGGGCGAAAGTGATAGCGAGTTCGAAGACACGATGGACGTGCTTGAACAAGTTAGATTTGAGCAAATTTTTAGTTTTAAGTATTCGCCTCGCCCTCTTACAAAGGCAGCTACTTTTACGAATCAAATAGATGACAAAACTGCTTCAGAAAGGCTCACGCGCCTGCAAAATCGCCACAGCGAAATTTTAGACGAGATCGTGGCGGCGCAAAAAGATAAAATTTTTGATGTATATTTTGAAGAACTAAGGGCAAACGGCGGCGTTGCTGGGCGAAGTTTTAACAACTTTTTGGTTCAAGTTGATGGCAGCGAAGAGCTTCTTGGCACTACGCAAAAAGTAAAGATCACAAACCCAAAACGAATGGTTTTGTATGGCGAGCTGCAAATTTAA
- a CDS encoding lysophospholipid acyltransferase family protein has translation MASCKFKSTLEKVALNMGVFFIYILMWLIFLTCKKSYTSNFLPQNGCVVVFWHGRLSFMSFAYRQWWSRQNRKQGKVIISDHKDGELITRIIKFFDIGTIRGSSSKGGARALIEALREIKQGHDVIITPDGPRGPRHSVADGAVVIAQKSSCEIYALNFEASSFWEFKSWDKMILPKPFSTINFSLSAPFSVANLEQKDAKEKIQNELWQASQNDGGKSILQNEDDFRTNLKIWWKKYAHKNPQISDEIKEILDEIYEK, from the coding sequence ATGGCGAGCTGCAAATTTAAAAGCACCCTTGAAAAGGTCGCCCTAAACATGGGCGTCTTTTTCATCTATATTTTGATGTGGCTCATTTTTTTAACCTGCAAAAAGAGCTACACTTCAAATTTCTTACCACAAAATGGTTGCGTCGTCGTCTTTTGGCACGGGCGCCTTAGCTTTATGAGCTTTGCTTATAGGCAGTGGTGGAGCAGGCAAAATAGAAAACAAGGTAAAGTGATAATCAGTGACCACAAAGATGGCGAGCTCATCACTAGAATAATCAAATTTTTTGACATCGGCACCATTAGGGGTAGCAGCTCAAAAGGCGGCGCAAGGGCGCTTATAGAAGCCTTAAGAGAAATAAAGCAAGGCCACGACGTCATCATCACGCCAGATGGCCCACGTGGACCAAGACACAGCGTAGCAGACGGAGCAGTAGTGATCGCACAAAAGTCATCTTGTGAAATTTATGCTCTAAATTTTGAAGCAAGCTCGTTTTGGGAGTTTAAAAGCTGGGATAAGATGATACTTCCAAAGCCATTTTCAACTATAAATTTTAGCCTCTCGGCCCCCTTTAGTGTGGCAAATTTGGAGCAAAAAGATGCAAAAGAGAAGATACAAAATGAGCTTTGGCAAGCCTCACAAAATGATGGCGGAAAGAGCATTTTACAAAACGAAGATGACTTTAGAACAAATTTAAAAATTTGGTGGAAAAAATATGCGCATAAAAATCCACAAATAAGCGATGAGATAAAAGAAATTTTGGACGAAATTTATGAAAAATAA
- the nusA gene encoding transcription termination factor NusA: MERISDIIESIANEKNLEIEDVKERVIRALINTAKRVYGENYEYDVSIDANKNLKLYQKISIVANDDERLEEDNEHFLSLKEAKKIDSGVEIGDELTYELSLDNLGRTAAQTLHKELEYHIQRLVEEKILQKYNEMSGHMVFGPVVRVDNDENTFIEIDELRAILPRKNRIKGEKFKVGDVVKAVIRKVFTDKNLGIKVELSRTSPKFLEALLTSEVPEIKDGGIIIQGSARIPGERAKVALISTTPNIDPVGATVGTKGVRINAVSKELHGESIDAIEYTTEPAILVARAMAPAIITSVKIEENKAIVTLASEQKSKAIGKNGINIRLASMLTGYEIELNELGSKTSSNAENNEPIKDLKALFGDN, from the coding sequence ATGGAAAGAATTTCAGATATCATCGAGTCAATTGCAAATGAAAAAAATTTAGAGATAGAAGATGTAAAAGAGCGCGTTATAAGAGCCTTGATAAATACTGCAAAAAGGGTTTATGGCGAAAATTATGAGTATGATGTGAGTATCGATGCGAATAAAAATTTAAAGCTTTATCAAAAAATTTCAATCGTAGCAAATGATGACGAGAGGCTTGAAGAGGATAATGAGCACTTTTTAAGTTTAAAAGAGGCTAAAAAGATAGATAGTGGTGTAGAGATCGGAGATGAGCTCACATACGAGCTAAGCCTTGATAACCTTGGCAGAACCGCAGCTCAAACGCTTCACAAGGAGCTTGAGTATCATATCCAGCGCCTAGTTGAAGAGAAAATTTTACAAAAATATAATGAAATGAGCGGTCACATGGTCTTTGGACCAGTTGTTAGAGTCGATAATGACGAAAACACATTTATCGAGATAGACGAACTTCGTGCCATCTTGCCACGCAAAAACCGTATAAAAGGTGAGAAATTTAAAGTGGGCGACGTGGTAAAAGCAGTCATTAGAAAAGTTTTTACAGATAAAAATTTAGGCATAAAGGTTGAGCTTTCAAGGACTTCGCCTAAATTTCTTGAAGCGCTGCTAACTTCAGAGGTGCCTGAGATAAAAGACGGTGGCATCATCATCCAAGGAAGTGCGAGAATTCCTGGCGAAAGAGCTAAAGTAGCGCTAATCTCAACCACTCCAAACATTGATCCAGTCGGCGCAACAGTCGGTACAAAGGGTGTTAGGATAAATGCCGTAAGTAAAGAGCTCCACGGTGAGAGCATCGATGCGATCGAATACACCACAGAGCCAGCGATCTTGGTGGCTCGCGCTATGGCGCCTGCGATCATCACATCTGTAAAGATCGAAGAAAATAAGGCAATCGTGACACTTGCGAGCGAACAAAAGAGCAAGGCGATCGGCAAAAACGGTATAAATATCCGCCTGGCAAGCATGCTAACTGGCTATGAGATCGAGCTAAATGAACTTGGCTCAAAAACTAGTAGTAATGCAGAAAATAATGAGCCAATCAAAGACTTAAAAGCACTTTTTGGTGATAACTAA
- the rimO gene encoding 30S ribosomal protein S12 methylthiotransferase RimO: MPKLHLISLGCNKNLVDSEIMLGRLQNYDITDDISDADVIIVNTCGFIKSAKEESIQTILEMHEARKNGSLLVVTGCLMQRYKDELMKELPEVDLFTGVADYDKIDEIILKKQNLFSPQTYLQANEERVITGSNYHAYIKISEGCNQKCSFCAIPTFKGKLKSRSLENIVNEVKNLVKKGYYDFSFLSQDSSSYMRDQGVSDGLINLIDEIEKIKGVRSARILYLYPSTTSKELISRIIASPVFHNYFDMPIQHISEDMLKIMKRGSGAKKIKELLNLMRNAKNSFLRTGVIVGHPGESEEDFEELCKFLEEFNFDRISAFAYSKEEDTASFEMEQILAKIISKRLNKIEKITKKSINESLQKEIGKQIYASLEGESSEGEMFYAAKKDIWDKDIDGEILINESDVKELEIGSLYLCEVTDVVDQKLIAKIIKKAK, translated from the coding sequence ATGCCAAAACTTCACTTAATTTCACTTGGCTGTAACAAAAATTTAGTTGATTCTGAAATAATGCTTGGCAGATTACAAAACTACGATATCACAGACGATATCAGTGACGCTGACGTTATCATCGTAAATACCTGTGGCTTTATCAAATCCGCCAAAGAAGAGAGCATACAAACCATACTTGAGATGCACGAAGCACGTAAAAATGGCTCTTTACTAGTAGTGACTGGCTGTCTTATGCAGCGCTACAAAGATGAGCTTATGAAAGAGCTACCAGAGGTAGATCTCTTTACCGGTGTGGCTGACTATGACAAGATCGATGAGATCATCTTAAAAAAGCAAAATTTATTTAGCCCGCAAACTTATCTGCAAGCAAATGAAGAGCGTGTGATAACTGGCTCAAACTACCACGCCTACATCAAAATTTCAGAGGGCTGTAACCAAAAATGTAGTTTTTGTGCCATTCCAACTTTTAAAGGAAAACTAAAATCACGCTCGCTCGAAAATATCGTAAATGAGGTTAAAAATTTGGTCAAAAAAGGCTACTACGACTTTAGCTTTTTATCTCAGGACTCAAGCTCATATATGCGCGATCAAGGCGTTAGTGACGGGCTTATAAATTTAATAGACGAGATAGAAAAGATAAAGGGCGTAAGGAGTGCCAGGATACTTTATCTCTATCCAAGCACGACCAGCAAGGAGCTCATTTCGCGTATCATCGCCTCGCCTGTCTTTCACAACTACTTTGACATGCCTATCCAGCACATCAGCGAAGACATGCTAAAGATAATGAAGCGTGGAAGTGGTGCTAAAAAGATAAAAGAGCTTTTAAATTTGATGAGAAATGCCAAAAATTCATTCTTACGAACTGGCGTCATCGTAGGACATCCAGGCGAGAGCGAGGAGGATTTTGAGGAGCTTTGCAAATTTTTAGAAGAGTTTAATTTCGATAGAATTTCAGCCTTTGCCTACTCGAAAGAAGAAGACACAGCCTCTTTTGAAATGGAGCAAATCCTAGCTAAAATCATCTCAAAAAGACTAAACAAGATAGAAAAAATCACTAAAAAATCGATAAATGAGAGCTTGCAAAAAGAGATTGGCAAGCAAATTTATGCTTCTCTTGAGGGCGAAAGCAGCGAGGGCGAGATGTTTTACGCAGCCAAAAAAGACATTTGGGATAAAGATATAGACGGCGAAATTCTGATAAACGAGAGCGATGTAAAAGAGCTTGAGATCGGCTCACTCTACCTTTGTGAGGTCACTGACGTGGTCGATCAAAAACTAATCGCTAAAATCATCAAAAAAGCAAAATGA
- a CDS encoding tetratricopeptide repeat protein, which produces MKKVLNFGLILAMGFMLSGCWSWQKMVSFGFWQSDEEARAERLELEKEKMVQNCEGGNSIDCNNLAVNFSNEKDFVKAKGYYEKACNAGLATACSNLGQIYEQGLVDEQKDMEKALKLYKLACDSGDGVGCYNEAMGLKSYIESENLKTHKIDRTKAEARVLRLLAKSCELEYAQSCFLLAKLSGDEVKADALYKRACQLGKCVDRK; this is translated from the coding sequence GTGAAAAAGGTCTTAAATTTCGGTCTTATTTTGGCTATGGGCTTTATGCTTAGTGGTTGCTGGTCGTGGCAAAAGATGGTAAGCTTTGGCTTTTGGCAAAGTGATGAAGAGGCGAGGGCAGAGCGTCTTGAGCTTGAAAAAGAGAAGATGGTGCAAAACTGCGAGGGTGGAAATAGCATCGACTGCAACAATTTAGCTGTAAATTTTAGCAATGAAAAAGACTTTGTAAAGGCAAAAGGCTACTACGAAAAAGCTTGCAATGCTGGGCTTGCGACGGCTTGTTCAAATTTAGGTCAAATTTATGAGCAAGGGCTTGTTGATGAGCAAAAAGATATGGAAAAAGCTCTAAAACTTTATAAACTAGCTTGTGATAGTGGCGATGGCGTTGGCTGCTATAATGAGGCTATGGGGCTAAAATCCTACATCGAAAGCGAAAATTTAAAGACTCATAAGATAGATAGAACTAAGGCTGAGGCTAGAGTGCTAAGGCTTTTGGCAAAGAGCTGCGAGCTTGAGTATGCTCAGTCATGCTTTTTGCTTGCAAAGCTAAGCGGAGATGAAGTAAAGGCAGACGCACTTTACAAAAGAGCCTGCCAACTTGGCAAATGTGTGGATAGAAAGTAA
- a CDS encoding tetratricopeptide repeat protein, translating into MKKYLLLLSALFFTGCLNVIGVGQKQDDSWQQPKDEKIVQNKEQISRNAIEILIPKCQEGDAEACNDLGVNYELLKEYENALTNYKKACDAKVQVGCANLGTLYELGLGVKKNPKKAISIYKESCNGGGMQACYHLGNAYRKGEIVKRDYYLAMQAYTNACNAGDLPSCANIGAMYELGLGVNKDEKRAYGIYKVACFRGLSKACPQMKRLGTKLGM; encoded by the coding sequence ATGAAAAAATATTTATTGCTTTTATCGGCTTTATTTTTCACTGGCTGCTTAAACGTGATTGGTGTAGGACAAAAACAAGATGATTCGTGGCAGCAACCAAAGGATGAAAAAATAGTGCAAAATAAAGAGCAAATTTCAAGAAATGCGATCGAAATTTTAATACCAAAATGCCAAGAAGGCGATGCGGAAGCTTGCAACGATTTGGGTGTAAATTACGAGCTTTTAAAAGAATATGAAAATGCTTTAACAAATTATAAAAAAGCTTGCGATGCTAAGGTGCAAGTCGGTTGTGCAAATTTGGGCACTCTTTATGAGCTTGGACTTGGAGTCAAAAAAAATCCAAAAAAGGCAATTTCAATTTATAAAGAAAGCTGCAATGGCGGAGGCATGCAAGCTTGCTATCATTTAGGCAATGCTTATAGAAAGGGCGAAATCGTTAAGCGAGATTACTACTTAGCAATGCAAGCTTATACAAATGCATGCAATGCTGGCGATTTGCCAAGTTGTGCCAATATCGGAGCGATGTATGAGCTTGGTCTTGGTGTCAATAAAGACGAAAAAAGGGCTTATGGAATTTATAAAGTTGCTTGCTTTCGTGGGCTAAGTAAGGCATGCCCGCAGATGAAAAGACTAGGCACAAAGCTAGGAATGTAA
- a CDS encoding HP0268 family nuclease — MELKLARAELDAKPKTISLEKIEAAVEKEGQKIFYFDKENTHKQLIALVEHFEEKGLGVYHRTVKYGLDDSDYMYEVHIL; from the coding sequence ATGGAGCTAAAACTTGCAAGAGCTGAATTAGACGCAAAACCAAAAACGATTTCGCTAGAAAAAATAGAGGCAGCTGTCGAAAAAGAGGGTCAGAAAATTTTCTATTTTGATAAAGAAAACACACACAAACAACTAATCGCCTTAGTCGAGCACTTTGAAGAAAAAGGGCTAGGCGTCTATCACAGAACCGTAAAATACGGACTTGATGATAGCGACTACATGTATGAAGTGCATATACTTTAA
- the panC gene encoding pantoate--beta-alanine ligase → MQIIRTIKELENFVSSTSAKIGFVPTMGALHNGHVSLIKKCVSENEISIVSTFVNPTQFLPGEDLDKYPRNEQNDIKICEQNGVSAIFIPDANELYFEDEPLIVAPKKFSAILEGKTRPGHFDGVLRVLNKLFRLTRANSVYMGKKDTQQLIIVQNMIKTFFLNTSLVACDIVREPDGLALSSRNVYICDEDKCNALRLSRSLNKAQNLIQNGEEDASEIKTKMLEVLEPLKVDYVAITDRNLNEISKVEKGNTIILVAAYVGKTRLIDNIWI, encoded by the coding sequence ATGCAAATCATAAGAACTATAAAAGAACTTGAAAATTTCGTCTCTAGCACAAGCGCAAAGATCGGTTTTGTGCCAACCATGGGCGCGCTTCATAACGGACACGTTAGCCTTATTAAAAAATGCGTGAGTGAAAATGAGATAAGTATCGTCTCAACATTCGTTAATCCAACTCAATTTTTACCAGGCGAAGATCTAGACAAATATCCAAGAAACGAGCAAAACGACATTAAAATTTGCGAGCAAAATGGCGTTAGTGCTATTTTTATCCCAGATGCTAATGAGCTTTACTTTGAAGATGAACCTCTAATCGTCGCTCCAAAGAAATTTTCAGCCATCTTAGAGGGCAAAACTAGGCCAGGCCACTTTGACGGCGTCTTAAGGGTGCTAAACAAGCTATTTCGTCTAACTCGTGCAAATAGCGTTTACATGGGCAAAAAAGATACACAACAATTAATCATCGTGCAAAACATGATAAAGACATTTTTTCTTAATACCAGCCTAGTGGCTTGTGATATCGTTAGAGAGCCAGACGGCTTAGCGCTTTCAAGCAGAAACGTCTATATCTGCGACGAAGATAAATGTAATGCTCTAAGGCTTTCAAGATCGCTAAATAAAGCACAAAATTTGATCCAAAACGGCGAAGAGGACGCAAGCGAGATCAAAACAAAGATGCTTGAAGTGCTAGAGCCGTTAAAGGTTGATTATGTCGCAATTACGGATAGAAATTTAAATGAAATTTCAAAAGTAGAAAAAGGCAACACTATCATCTTAGTAGCAGCTTATGTTGGCAAAACTAGGCTAATAGATAATATCTGGATATAA
- the prfB gene encoding peptide chain release factor 2 — translation MDSYEYNELLKKLQTKVENIGSIVKPDEIKARLKEIEATEQDPDFWQDIAKAGALNKEKTKISNMLAKFNDANQAVSDAKELFELANSENDEETINSLFNDAKNLDEKIVNLEISMLLSGEDDGKNAIVSIHPGAGGTESNDWASMLYRMYLRFCEREGFKVETLDFQEGDEAGLKDVSFIVKGENAYGYFKAENGIHRLVRTSPFDSAGRRHTSFSSVMVSPEIDDDIEIEIEEKDLKIDTYRASGAGGQHVNKTESAIRITHIPTGIVVQCQNDRSQHKNRATAMKMLKSRLYELELMKQQEASNSVEKSEIGWGHQIRSYVLFPYQQVKDNRSGEAYSQTDAILDGDIKKMIEGVLIAQKAEA, via the coding sequence TTGGATAGTTACGAATACAACGAGCTTTTAAAGAAGCTACAAACAAAAGTTGAAAACATAGGCTCTATCGTAAAGCCTGACGAGATAAAGGCTAGACTAAAAGAGATCGAGGCCACCGAGCAAGATCCTGATTTTTGGCAAGATATCGCTAAAGCAGGGGCGCTAAATAAGGAAAAAACTAAGATTTCAAATATGCTTGCAAAATTTAACGATGCCAACCAGGCAGTAAGCGATGCAAAGGAGCTTTTTGAGCTAGCAAATTCTGAAAATGACGAAGAGACTATAAATTCTCTCTTTAATGACGCTAAAAATTTAGATGAAAAGATAGTAAATCTTGAAATTTCTATGCTTTTAAGTGGCGAAGATGATGGCAAAAACGCGATCGTATCGATCCATCCTGGAGCTGGTGGCACTGAGAGTAATGACTGGGCGAGCATGCTTTATAGGATGTATCTTAGATTTTGTGAGCGTGAAGGCTTTAAGGTTGAGACTCTTGACTTTCAAGAGGGCGATGAGGCTGGGCTAAAGGACGTGAGCTTTATAGTAAAAGGTGAAAACGCTTATGGCTACTTCAAAGCAGAAAATGGCATCCACAGGCTCGTTCGCACAAGCCCATTTGATAGTGCAGGGCGCCGTCATACAAGCTTTTCAAGTGTCATGGTAAGCCCTGAGATAGATGATGATATCGAGATCGAGATCGAGGAAAAAGATCTAAAGATAGACACTTATAGAGCCAGTGGCGCAGGCGGTCAGCACGTAAACAAGACTGAATCTGCCATCCGCATCACGCACATACCAACTGGCATCGTCGTGCAGTGTCAAAACGACCGCAGCCAGCACAAAAACAGAGCTACAGCGATGAAGATGTTAAAGTCGCGCCTTTACGAGCTTGAGCTAATGAAGCAGCAAGAGGCGAGCAACAGCGTCGAAAAGAGCGAGATCGGCTGGGGTCATCAGATAAGATCATACGTGCTTTTCCCATATCAGCAAGTAAAAGACAACCGCAGCGGCGAGGCATACTCACAGACTGATGCGATACTTGATGGTGACATCAAAAAGATGATAGAAGGCGTCTTGATCGCTCAAAAGGCTGAGGCGTAA
- a CDS encoding tetratricopeptide repeat protein, which produces MKKFIIFVFSVLLFWGCSLDQISQNFGLSEPPLDPEVEQIADAIYLYNEGNYPKACKRFYDYAKDGNVLAMQQTGICFRDGKGFSKDILRALFWFETAGRYGNIDGLRSAGYIYEYGLGVNKNLEKAIYFYEKATSLGSSEASYDLGLIYLGKNNYKKARIYLDEACFKGKEEACTKLKEMKF; this is translated from the coding sequence ATGAAAAAATTTATCATTTTTGTGTTTAGTGTTTTGCTATTTTGGGGATGTTCGTTAGATCAAATTTCACAAAATTTTGGCCTTAGTGAGCCACCACTTGATCCAGAGGTCGAGCAAATAGCAGATGCCATCTATCTATACAATGAAGGCAACTATCCAAAGGCTTGCAAGAGATTTTACGACTACGCAAAAGATGGCAACGTCCTAGCCATGCAGCAAACTGGCATTTGTTTTCGTGATGGCAAAGGCTTTAGCAAGGATATCTTAAGAGCACTTTTTTGGTTTGAAACAGCTGGCAGATACGGCAATATAGACGGACTAAGAAGTGCTGGATATATCTACGAGTACGGCCTTGGGGTCAATAAAAATTTAGAAAAAGCGATATATTTTTACGAAAAAGCCACAAGCCTTGGCTCAAGCGAGGCCAGCTATGATCTAGGGCTTATCTATCTAGGTAAAAATAACTATAAAAAAGCGAGAATTTATCTTGATGAGGCTTGCTTTAAAGGCAAAGAAGAAGCCTGCACAAAGCTAAAAGAGATGAAATTTTAG
- a CDS encoding type II secretion system protein: MDHNALLIQLGYNVNETTTAQMCRILNNTDGLLPKSIIELNDHLKPHLCFVAMSGSEDRLKIKNVATVNEIKERVDEIIKNWANKYKMELKKINETTYYLMGKIRD; this comes from the coding sequence ATGGATCATAATGCACTTTTAATCCAGCTTGGCTATAACGTCAATGAAACGACCACTGCTCAAATGTGTAGAATTTTAAACAATACTGATGGTCTTTTGCCAAAGAGCATAATTGAACTAAACGATCATTTAAAGCCGCATCTTTGTTTTGTGGCGATGAGTGGAAGTGAAGATAGACTAAAGATAAAAAATGTAGCTACCGTTAATGAAATAAAAGAGCGAGTTGATGAGATTATAAAGAACTGGGCTAATAAATATAAAATGGAGCTAAAAAAGATAAATGAAACAACTTATTATTTAATGGGAAAGATAAGGGACTGA